Within the Candidatus Flexicrinis proximus genome, the region GAACGCGCAGAACACCGTCTTTTCGGTGAAGCGCTTTATCGGGCGCCGCTTTCAGGACCGCGAGGTTCAGGAAGCCGTCAAGCGCGTCCCCTATCATGTGAGCGCGGCGCCCAACGGCGATGTGCGCGTCCGCATGGGTGATCGGGATTACAGCGCTCAGGAAATCAGCGCGATGGTCCTGCAGAAGATTAAGGCCGATGCTGAAGCCTATCTCGGTGAAAAAGTCGAAAAGGCTGTCATCACCGTCCCGGCCTATTTCAACGACAGCCAGCGTAACGCCACCAAGGACGCCGGTCGCGTTGCTGGCTTGGAAGTCGTGCGTATCATCAACGAACCGACCGCTTCGGCGCTGGCTTACGGCCTCGACCGTAAGAGCGGCACCGTGGTCGTCTATGACCTCGGCGGCGGCACTTTCGATGTGTCGGTCCTCGACATCAACGACGGCGTCTTCGAAGTCAAGTCCACCAACGGCGACACCTTCCTCGGCGGTGACGACTTTGACGATACGATCATTGACTGGCTGGTAGCCAGCTTTAAGGCCGAGCACGGCATCGACCTGCGCAGCGACCGTCAGGCAGCGCAGCGCTTGAAGGAAGCAGCGGAAACGGCCAAGATCGAGCTTTCCAGCTCGCTTTCAACCGACATCACCCTGCCCTACATCTTCGTGGACAGCGGCGGCGCCAAGAACCTGAATGTCACCCTGACCCGCGCGAAGCTCGAACAGCTTACTCACCACCTGATCGATCGTTCGATCAAGCCGTGCGAGCTGGCCCTCAAGGACGCCGGGTTGAGCAAGGATCAGATCGAAGCAGTCGTGCTGGTCGGTGGTATGACCCGTATGCCGGCGGTACAGCAGGCGGTCGAGAAGTTCTTCGGCAAGCCTCCCACCAAGGGCGTAAATCCGGATGAAGTCGTCGCGCTCGGCGCGGCGGTACAGGCTGGTGTTCTGCAGGGCGACGTCAAGGGCATTCTGCTGCTCGACGTGACCCCGCTGACCTTGTCTCTGGAGACGCTGGGGGGTGTCGCGACGCCGATGATCTCGCGCAATACCACCATCCCGACCCGCAAATCGCAGATTTACAGCACCGCGGCGGACAGCCAGACGCAGGTCGAACTGCACATCATGCAGGGCGAACGCCCCATGGCGGCCGACAACACGACCCTCGGCAAATTCATTCTGGACGGCATCCCGCCTTCGCCGCGCGGTGTGCCTCAGATTGAAGTGACTTTCGACATCGACGCCAACGGTATCCTGAATGTGTCCGCCAAGGACAAAGCCAGCAACCGCGAGCAGAAGGTCGTCATCACCGGCGCCACCGGTCTGAAGAAGGAAGAAATCGATCGTCTGGTGCGTGAAGCCGAAGCACATGCTGCTGAGGACGCCAAGAAGCGCGAAGTGGTCGAAGCCAACAATCAGGCCGATAGCGTTGTGTTCACCGCCGAGAAAATGATGCGCGAACACGGCGACAAGCTGCCCGAGGCGGCCAAGAAGCAGACTGAAGAGAAAATTGCCGCGGTCAACAATGCCCGCAGCGCGGAAAACCTCGAACAGATCAAGTCGACGACCGACG harbors:
- the dnaK gene encoding molecular chaperone DnaK, producing MGRIIGIDLGTTNSVVAVMEGGEPVVIPSSEGGRLIPSVVAINKNGERLVGKVARNQAIMNAQNTVFSVKRFIGRRFQDREVQEAVKRVPYHVSAAPNGDVRVRMGDRDYSAQEISAMVLQKIKADAEAYLGEKVEKAVITVPAYFNDSQRNATKDAGRVAGLEVVRIINEPTASALAYGLDRKSGTVVVYDLGGGTFDVSVLDINDGVFEVKSTNGDTFLGGDDFDDTIIDWLVASFKAEHGIDLRSDRQAAQRLKEAAETAKIELSSSLSTDITLPYIFVDSGGAKNLNVTLTRAKLEQLTHHLIDRSIKPCELALKDAGLSKDQIEAVVLVGGMTRMPAVQQAVEKFFGKPPTKGVNPDEVVALGAAVQAGVLQGDVKGILLLDVTPLTLSLETLGGVATPMISRNTTIPTRKSQIYSTAADSQTQVELHIMQGERPMAADNTTLGKFILDGIPPSPRGVPQIEVTFDIDANGILNVSAKDKASNREQKVVITGATGLKKEEIDRLVREAEAHAAEDAKKREVVEANNQADSVVFTAEKMMREHGDKLPEAAKKQTEEKIAAVNNARSAENLEQIKSTTDALAQHIQQLGGSMYQQPPTDGASTDGASQGGKGEDVVDAEFTEA